Proteins encoded together in one Terriglobus saanensis SP1PR4 window:
- a CDS encoding TonB-dependent receptor, giving the protein MSFFRKLAAPFLVIFLSSALMLAQSSNATLSGFVRDASGAFIPNATVTVEAIATHQKYTTTTSESGSYAVVDLPVGDYTVSTRANGFKVSVVPKITLQTAQAAALDVMLVAGAVSEQVTVTTAVPIINSQDSSVGQVVEGKSIEAVALNGRQFWNLVALTPGATYTPGGQGTRTGGGSLRSSSVAVQINGTGFIFNGWSLDGVDITEYEQGGTNVQPNVDSLAEFKVLGANMPASYGNTPNVVAATMKSGTNSFHGTVFEFLRNDAADAHNYFARTNKNILKRHQFGGVVGGPIIKDKLFFFSDFEETRQSQGITYANIVPTDAMRKGDFSAAAKKPINPATGLRFTNDQVPISPQAAFFLKFMPTQSQANFSAPQKLLIMKGDGKVDWAMGTRDHWMARYSIADNDEQDPNAFQALGIQSLNSRAQNIALTESHTFGGKWLNEAKFGLYKDIFLFGAVLPGTNFLAGAGITGFELSQITPSFPYITLTGYTPFNGSGVNNLPKSNRIRTWQYADTVSYTSGGHEISAGVQVLHQRHTFFNGQNQEGSFSFTTNYTGDAFSDFLLGYPAAVTRAYPLDLYGSTGNWLAFFAQDNWRPRPDLTLNMGLRYEHDPFYDGLNGQANAIDYSTGKLVVPTHNGGMLINPNAQPVMPQLIPLFSDRLLSSESLHLPQSIHRTGPGVFAPRVGLAYRVGNSDKTVIRAAYGLFPIYFDSNMSLQWVKAPPFEVVQTVNTSSKTTPPFTFQNPFNGQPLVSANPNPGVACPGTTVAYLSCLQPAIWTSPIDMKHTYMHQYNLAIQHQLMNNLSLEVAYVGNNTKHNQLISTPDNVPNPGAGSIQNRRPFPQWGVFNLGNTYGSANYNALQVKAEKRYSNGFQLLGSYAWSRCLDNGSSESGPQSLGQLSRYYAPCDHNLMHVLTISSVYSFPVGHGHYFLSNATGVVNQVVSGWEIAGIYTARSGLPFTPVLSSDVANNGTSGQFPNRAPGAFAGAVGNPTPQRWFDPSVFSSPTAFTFGNSGRNILTGDGLVQLDMTLKKTFPIHEAANAEFRFEAFNVANHPTFTNPNASIGSNSAGIVNSTLNAARTLQIALKINF; this is encoded by the coding sequence ATGTCTTTTTTTCGCAAACTTGCAGCCCCTTTCCTAGTGATATTTCTTTCCTCTGCGCTGATGTTGGCACAGTCGTCCAACGCAACGTTGTCCGGATTCGTCCGCGATGCTTCGGGTGCATTCATTCCGAATGCGACGGTAACAGTCGAAGCGATCGCAACGCATCAGAAGTACACAACCACGACCAGTGAATCGGGTTCTTACGCGGTTGTAGATCTGCCAGTCGGAGACTACACGGTTTCGACCAGGGCAAACGGCTTCAAAGTGTCGGTCGTTCCGAAGATCACTCTGCAGACTGCACAGGCAGCGGCTCTGGATGTAATGCTGGTTGCCGGCGCAGTGAGCGAACAGGTGACGGTCACGACGGCTGTCCCCATCATCAATTCACAGGACAGCTCGGTGGGCCAGGTGGTCGAAGGCAAATCGATCGAAGCGGTCGCTCTGAATGGCCGTCAGTTCTGGAATCTCGTTGCGCTTACACCCGGTGCCACGTACACGCCTGGCGGACAAGGCACGCGCACCGGCGGTGGATCGCTACGTTCGTCCTCGGTTGCGGTGCAGATCAATGGTACCGGTTTCATCTTCAATGGATGGTCTCTGGATGGCGTCGACATCACTGAATATGAACAGGGCGGAACAAATGTGCAGCCCAACGTCGATTCGCTGGCAGAGTTCAAGGTGCTAGGCGCCAACATGCCGGCATCGTATGGCAACACGCCTAACGTCGTTGCGGCAACGATGAAGAGCGGTACCAACAGCTTTCACGGAACTGTCTTTGAGTTCCTGCGTAACGACGCGGCCGACGCGCACAACTACTTTGCGCGCACCAACAAGAACATTCTGAAGCGTCACCAATTTGGTGGCGTAGTCGGTGGCCCCATCATCAAAGACAAGCTGTTCTTCTTCTCGGATTTTGAAGAGACGCGTCAGAGCCAGGGCATCACCTATGCCAACATTGTGCCCACGGACGCGATGCGCAAGGGCGACTTCAGCGCCGCAGCGAAGAAGCCGATCAATCCTGCAACTGGCCTCCGCTTTACGAACGATCAAGTGCCCATCTCTCCGCAGGCCGCTTTTTTCCTCAAGTTCATGCCCACGCAGTCGCAGGCAAACTTCAGTGCGCCGCAGAAGCTGCTCATTATGAAGGGTGATGGCAAGGTCGATTGGGCGATGGGGACACGAGACCACTGGATGGCCAGATACTCGATCGCGGACAACGATGAGCAGGATCCGAATGCGTTCCAGGCTCTCGGAATCCAGTCGCTCAATAGCCGTGCGCAGAATATCGCACTGACCGAATCCCATACCTTCGGAGGGAAGTGGCTGAATGAAGCGAAGTTTGGGCTGTACAAAGATATTTTCCTGTTCGGAGCTGTTTTACCTGGAACGAACTTCCTTGCAGGCGCGGGCATTACCGGCTTCGAACTGTCGCAAATTACACCGAGCTTCCCGTACATCACGCTCACTGGATACACGCCATTCAATGGCTCCGGCGTTAATAATTTGCCGAAGTCTAACCGCATCCGCACCTGGCAATATGCCGACACCGTGAGCTACACCTCGGGTGGGCATGAAATCTCCGCGGGCGTGCAGGTTCTTCATCAGCGCCATACCTTCTTCAACGGTCAGAACCAGGAGGGTAGCTTCTCCTTCACCACCAACTACACGGGGGATGCCTTCTCCGATTTTCTGTTGGGTTATCCGGCCGCTGTAACGCGCGCTTATCCGCTGGATCTCTACGGCAGCACTGGAAATTGGCTGGCATTCTTTGCGCAGGATAACTGGCGTCCTCGCCCGGACCTGACCTTGAATATGGGTCTCCGCTATGAACACGATCCGTTTTACGACGGATTAAATGGCCAAGCCAATGCCATTGACTACAGCACAGGCAAGCTCGTGGTGCCAACACACAACGGCGGTATGCTGATCAATCCGAATGCCCAGCCAGTGATGCCCCAGTTGATTCCGCTCTTCAGCGATCGGCTGCTTAGCTCCGAGTCGCTGCACCTGCCGCAGTCCATTCATAGAACCGGTCCTGGCGTCTTCGCTCCGCGCGTTGGTCTCGCCTATCGCGTCGGAAATAGCGACAAGACAGTGATCCGTGCAGCGTATGGCCTGTTCCCGATTTACTTCGATTCAAACATGTCGCTGCAGTGGGTCAAGGCTCCTCCGTTTGAAGTCGTGCAGACCGTGAACACGTCCAGCAAGACCACACCGCCGTTTACCTTTCAAAATCCATTCAACGGCCAACCTCTTGTTTCGGCAAACCCAAATCCGGGCGTGGCATGCCCGGGTACGACGGTCGCGTATCTTTCATGCCTGCAGCCAGCCATCTGGACTTCGCCGATCGATATGAAGCATACGTACATGCACCAGTACAACCTGGCGATTCAGCATCAGCTCATGAATAACCTGTCGCTCGAGGTGGCATATGTCGGCAACAACACCAAACACAACCAGCTGATTTCAACGCCGGACAACGTTCCGAATCCCGGTGCCGGCAGCATTCAAAATCGGCGACCGTTCCCGCAGTGGGGTGTATTCAATCTTGGCAATACCTATGGATCGGCCAACTACAACGCACTGCAGGTCAAAGCGGAGAAGCGTTATAGCAACGGCTTCCAGTTATTGGGTTCGTATGCGTGGAGCCGGTGTCTCGACAACGGGTCGAGCGAATCTGGGCCGCAGTCTCTTGGGCAGCTCTCCCGCTACTACGCGCCGTGCGATCACAACCTAATGCACGTTCTGACGATTAGTTCGGTGTATTCCTTCCCTGTGGGCCACGGCCACTATTTCCTCAGCAATGCAACCGGCGTCGTCAATCAGGTGGTCAGCGGATGGGAGATCGCAGGCATCTATACGGCTCGCAGCGGCTTACCTTTCACCCCGGTACTTTCCAGCGATGTGGCCAACAACGGTACGAGCGGTCAGTTCCCAAATCGTGCTCCCGGCGCATTTGCGGGCGCCGTGGGTAACCCTACGCCGCAGCGCTGGTTCGATCCCTCAGTCTTCAGCAGCCCTACGGCATTCACCTTCGGCAATTCTGGCCGCAATATTCTTACTGGCGACGGCCTGGTGCAGTTGGATATGACTCTTAAGAAGACCTTTCCCATTCACGAGGCGGCCAATGCCGAATTTCGTTTTGAAGCATTCAATGTCGCCAACCACCCAACCTTCACCAATCCGAACGCTTCGATTGGTTCTAATTCCGCCGGCATTGTGAACTCGACGTTGAATGCTGCACGCACACTACAAATAGCGCTCAAGATCAATTTTTAG
- a CDS encoding NAD(P)-dependent oxidoreductase, with the protein MAKLGFIGLGIMGMPMARHLLEAGHGVTLWSITPGKAEKLKASGAATIAATPAEVAQRSEVVFLCVGDTAMSRNTIFGADGIAAGARPGSVVVDCSSISPSASKQMAEELRTRGIELLDAPVTGSKNGAESGNLTFMVGGDKDVFERVKPFCLTMGPNLYYCGANGMGLHAKLSQNLIIGNLINAFNESFVLSTKAGIEPELMLDILNNSAAKSGLVAAKAPLVFARNFATHFSVKWLEKDMQLMLESAGELGVPTPLTALSAQMLRTAIAAGYGEEDICASIKVLEGLARVEVSDPAHRNRAG; encoded by the coding sequence ATGGCGAAGCTGGGATTTATCGGATTGGGAATCATGGGCATGCCTATGGCCCGGCATCTGCTTGAGGCCGGACATGGGGTTACGCTGTGGTCGATCACTCCGGGCAAGGCAGAGAAGCTGAAGGCGTCGGGCGCGGCGACGATCGCGGCGACTCCAGCCGAAGTTGCGCAGCGAAGCGAGGTCGTCTTCCTCTGCGTGGGGGATACGGCGATGTCGCGCAACACGATTTTTGGCGCGGACGGAATCGCGGCTGGTGCACGGCCTGGAAGTGTCGTCGTGGATTGCAGCAGCATCTCCCCAAGCGCGAGTAAGCAGATGGCAGAAGAGTTGCGCACACGCGGTATTGAGTTACTCGATGCTCCTGTGACTGGATCAAAGAATGGCGCCGAGAGTGGCAATCTCACCTTCATGGTAGGCGGCGACAAGGACGTCTTTGAACGGGTGAAGCCTTTCTGCTTAACCATGGGCCCGAACCTCTACTACTGTGGTGCGAACGGCATGGGGCTGCACGCGAAGCTTTCTCAGAACTTAATCATCGGCAACCTGATCAATGCCTTCAACGAATCTTTTGTTTTGAGCACAAAGGCAGGGATTGAGCCTGAGCTGATGCTCGACATCCTGAATAACAGCGCGGCAAAGTCGGGACTGGTTGCAGCGAAGGCTCCGCTGGTGTTTGCCCGGAATTTTGCTACGCACTTTTCCGTGAAGTGGCTTGAGAAGGACATGCAGCTCATGCTGGAGTCAGCGGGCGAGCTTGGCGTTCCAACTCCGCTCACGGCATTGTCCGCGCAGATGCTGCGCACCGCCATAGCTGCGGGTTATGGCGAAGAAGATATTTGCGCCTCCATCAAAGTGCTTGAAGGATTGGCGCGAGTGGAAGTAAGTGATCCGGCGCATCGTAATCGCGCCGGCTAA
- a CDS encoding L-lactate permease produces the protein MAEARRNKVNWQQAYRVFGQGIGVSAAIAALPILAVLVMLGVLRKPAWVAGLCGLAVSLVVALFCYHMPVSLAFGAVSYGAAFGLFPICWIVFWAIVLFRITTVTGKFTIIRESVGQLTEDAPSQALLIAFAFSAFIEGAAGFGTPVAIAAAMLTGLGFSPFRASAICLLANTAPVAFGSIGTPLLTLAATTGLPLLKLSAAVAAICAPVALIIPAYMVFVMGGKRTLRAALLPCVITGFVFGGTQFVVGTYMGPQLTDILASIFAMVALFVLCRFRKSEPMPRDLEAAFRGSSEAVAPPADGSDLLVASTQEIVVAWMPYAFLVVFVLLWSVKPIQHLLSVGTFNLQWPMLHDRVMRMAPVVANAQPYHAYFVLNLLSASGTSCMCAAICSALFLRVSLSTFLGVLGSTCRQLLVPITTVVSVLAMAFLMNYSGATATLGLAFSSSGAVFPFFSALLGWVGVFLTGSDTSANALFGSLQVVTAERLGLSPVLMSAANSSGGVVGKMISLQTIVVAAAATGMSNADQSRLFRLMLKHSVLLAAIVGLIALLYTHYLHF, from the coding sequence GTGGCAGAAGCGAGGCGGAACAAGGTGAATTGGCAGCAGGCATATCGCGTTTTTGGTCAGGGTATCGGGGTATCCGCCGCGATCGCGGCACTGCCCATCCTGGCTGTGCTGGTGATGCTGGGTGTGCTGCGTAAACCCGCGTGGGTGGCCGGACTCTGTGGCCTTGCGGTGAGCTTAGTGGTTGCCCTCTTCTGCTATCACATGCCGGTTTCGCTGGCGTTTGGTGCAGTCTCCTACGGTGCGGCCTTCGGTCTCTTTCCGATTTGCTGGATCGTATTCTGGGCGATCGTTCTTTTTCGCATCACGACCGTTACGGGTAAGTTCACCATCATTCGCGAGTCGGTCGGACAGCTTACGGAAGACGCACCTTCGCAGGCCCTGCTCATCGCTTTCGCTTTCAGCGCGTTCATTGAAGGGGCAGCGGGTTTCGGAACGCCGGTCGCCATCGCGGCCGCCATGCTTACGGGCCTTGGCTTCTCGCCCTTCCGTGCTTCTGCCATCTGTCTGCTCGCAAATACAGCTCCCGTCGCGTTCGGTTCGATCGGAACGCCGCTGTTGACACTCGCCGCGACGACCGGTCTTCCGCTATTGAAGCTGAGTGCGGCGGTTGCAGCCATCTGCGCACCGGTCGCACTAATCATTCCGGCCTACATGGTGTTTGTGATGGGTGGGAAGAGAACGCTGCGCGCGGCGTTGCTTCCCTGTGTGATTACGGGCTTCGTGTTTGGCGGAACACAGTTTGTGGTTGGTACTTACATGGGTCCGCAGTTGACGGACATCCTTGCGTCCATCTTCGCGATGGTTGCGCTCTTTGTTCTCTGTCGTTTCCGCAAAAGCGAACCCATGCCGCGCGATCTCGAAGCGGCGTTCCGCGGTTCCAGCGAGGCGGTTGCCCCACCGGCGGATGGTTCAGATCTCCTGGTCGCGTCGACGCAGGAGATCGTGGTCGCGTGGATGCCGTATGCATTCCTCGTTGTATTCGTCCTACTTTGGAGCGTGAAGCCGATTCAACATCTGCTGTCTGTGGGCACCTTCAACCTGCAATGGCCGATGTTGCATGATCGGGTGATGCGCATGGCTCCCGTCGTTGCGAACGCGCAACCGTACCATGCGTACTTCGTACTGAATCTTCTGTCCGCGTCGGGAACATCCTGCATGTGCGCAGCCATCTGTAGTGCGCTCTTCCTGCGGGTTTCTTTGTCCACGTTCCTGGGGGTTCTTGGCTCAACGTGCAGGCAGTTGCTCGTGCCGATTACTACGGTGGTCTCCGTACTAGCGATGGCTTTTCTTATGAACTATTCCGGAGCCACCGCAACGCTGGGGCTTGCGTTTTCTTCGAGCGGCGCGGTGTTTCCATTTTTCAGCGCGTTGCTCGGGTGGGTCGGCGTCTTTCTTACAGGCTCGGACACTTCTGCGAATGCCCTTTTTGGAAGTCTGCAGGTTGTCACCGCAGAGCGTCTGGGTCTTAGTCCTGTTTTGATGTCTGCGGCAAATTCATCGGGCGGCGTGGTTGGAAAGATGATCAGTCTGCAAACGATCGTGGTCGCGGCGGCAGCGACTGGGATGAGCAACGCGGATCAGTCAAGGTTGTTTCGGCTGATGCTGAAGCACAGCGTTCTTCTTGCCGCCATCGTGGGTCTTATCGCATTGCTGTACACGCACTACCTTCACTTCTGA
- a CDS encoding FadR/GntR family transcriptional regulator, which produces MRKQNAPDTTLQEKTALKTRPVQKNSISDEIVQQIMKQISSGSLRPGQRLPSERELCKQFNAGRSSLREALRCLSIMGVLTARVGEGTSVATDGSKFLNTIMKWRVITERYDVRDLMEVRLAMEGLSAASAAERATDAELAAISEFVVRMHDAVGDAKRFSSLDLEFHLAISRASKNLAMVDMLTMIRSQLPRVVSTVLKLPDARPLSLKEHETIIKALLKRDPEGARKAMQVHLSSAIKRYDSTQPKVMY; this is translated from the coding sequence ATGCGAAAACAGAATGCACCAGACACGACGCTCCAGGAGAAGACCGCCCTTAAAACACGGCCTGTTCAGAAGAACTCGATAAGCGATGAGATTGTCCAGCAGATCATGAAACAGATCTCGAGTGGCAGTCTGAGGCCGGGCCAACGTCTCCCTTCGGAACGGGAGTTGTGCAAGCAATTCAACGCTGGCCGTTCCTCCCTTCGCGAGGCGCTGCGCTGCCTCTCCATCATGGGTGTACTCACTGCGCGCGTCGGCGAAGGAACCTCGGTCGCCACGGACGGCAGCAAATTTCTGAACACGATTATGAAGTGGCGCGTCATCACGGAGCGCTATGACGTTCGCGACCTGATGGAAGTGCGCCTGGCGATGGAAGGCCTTTCTGCAGCGAGCGCCGCCGAGCGCGCAACCGACGCTGAACTTGCGGCGATCTCAGAGTTCGTGGTGCGCATGCACGATGCGGTAGGAGATGCGAAGCGATTCAGCTCTCTTGATCTTGAATTTCATCTTGCGATCTCACGCGCATCAAAGAACCTCGCGATGGTGGACATGCTTACCATGATTCGCAGCCAGCTCCCGCGCGTCGTATCCACGGTGCTCAAGCTCCCTGATGCGCGGCCACTCTCACTCAAAGAGCACGAAACCATCATTAAGGCCCTGCTGAAGCGCGACCCGGAGGGAGCCCGTAAGGCCATGCAGGTCCATCTGAGCTCTGCAATTAAACGTTACGACTCCACACAGCCAAAGGTTATGTATTGA
- a CDS encoding response regulator transcription factor — protein sequence MNVLVIEDDFRIASLVERALIEEGHRVVVSGDGREGADLLLTGQFDAALLDIFLPEMDGFEVLERVRTQQCKTPILVLTAVDAVPKIVRAFDLGADDYLVKPFIVEILLARVGAIARRVANHSEEAPETGSVVLDRGRRLALRHGKEIALTKKQFELLDTLMRRKGLITTREQLIEAGWGIQADVKENTLDVYIHGLRAKLEDQSDKGQPLIRTVHGSGYMFVAT from the coding sequence ATGAACGTTCTCGTCATTGAAGATGACTTCAGGATCGCTAGCCTGGTTGAGCGTGCCTTGATAGAAGAAGGGCATCGCGTCGTCGTTTCAGGCGACGGCAGGGAAGGGGCCGACCTTCTACTCACAGGCCAGTTCGATGCCGCTCTGCTCGATATCTTTCTGCCCGAGATGGATGGTTTCGAGGTACTCGAGAGGGTCCGGACGCAGCAGTGCAAGACTCCCATTCTTGTCCTCACGGCGGTCGACGCTGTGCCCAAAATCGTGCGTGCCTTCGATTTGGGGGCAGACGATTACCTGGTCAAACCATTTATCGTCGAGATCCTGCTTGCGCGCGTCGGCGCCATCGCCCGCCGTGTCGCGAACCACTCGGAAGAAGCACCGGAGACGGGGAGTGTCGTCCTCGACCGTGGGCGCCGTCTTGCCCTTCGCCATGGGAAAGAGATTGCGCTGACGAAGAAACAGTTCGAACTCCTGGATACCCTCATGCGCCGCAAGGGGCTCATTACGACGCGCGAGCAGCTCATCGAAGCTGGCTGGGGCATACAGGCCGACGTGAAAGAGAACACTCTTGATGTCTACATCCACGGCCTGCGGGCCAAACTCGAAGACCAATCCGATAAGGGACAACCACTCATCCGCACCGTCCACGGCTCTGGTTATATGTTTGTCGCGACATGA
- a CDS encoding ATP-binding protein, producing the protein MGAISVRAKLMLLYLLVTFLGLSAFGMLSYGALRYSLLQGKKTHLQGREDRLISLLRENKAKGVTQPLSEQLRNYALVTHEGNLFHVHTLDGGFIFPIEDASHDWGLLAGQNCQTAAFDSILIDGKPAMVMCHQILVDGRAVLLHIGGTLEEEHYILLKYRNALFLLMPGLLILSSVCGYFLSRFALKPVDRVTRAALGIGISNLSERLPVPPARDEIQRLAIAWNQLLAKLEAAVSRLSQFSADASHDLRTSMTVMLATAQLSLRRPRSEEEYRDALEKIVTECRTGSTLLDALLSLTQSDNFMHEFAFKKIDLCALVISGCRRVEDLAESSGILLDWHLPTETVFIEGDDLLLQRLLGILLDNAIRYTPVDGEIRAEVSTEEEYALVAVRDTGVGMTEEVRRRVFDRFYQADLRERKSSAGSGLGLSIGRWIADAHAAELTVRSTPLEGSVFEIRFPLKASPTTQESMLTMK; encoded by the coding sequence ATGGGAGCAATCTCGGTTCGTGCCAAGCTCATGCTGCTGTATCTTCTGGTCACCTTTCTTGGGCTCTCCGCGTTTGGAATGCTCTCTTACGGTGCGCTGCGATACTCGCTTCTGCAAGGCAAGAAGACGCATCTGCAGGGGCGTGAAGACAGGCTCATCAGTCTCCTCAGAGAGAACAAAGCGAAGGGTGTAACGCAGCCGTTGAGCGAGCAGCTCCGGAACTATGCGCTGGTTACCCATGAAGGCAATCTTTTTCACGTGCACACGCTCGATGGCGGCTTCATCTTTCCGATCGAGGACGCCTCGCACGACTGGGGTCTGCTGGCCGGGCAGAACTGTCAGACAGCAGCTTTCGACTCGATCCTGATCGACGGCAAGCCCGCGATGGTGATGTGCCATCAGATCCTGGTCGACGGGCGTGCCGTGCTTCTGCATATCGGCGGGACGCTCGAAGAAGAGCACTACATCCTGCTCAAGTACCGCAACGCACTCTTCCTTTTGATGCCCGGGCTGCTCATTCTCTCTTCGGTCTGCGGATACTTTCTCAGCCGCTTTGCGCTCAAGCCGGTCGACCGCGTCACGCGTGCTGCTCTAGGGATCGGTATCAGCAATCTCTCCGAGCGGCTCCCTGTGCCGCCAGCCAGGGATGAAATCCAGCGACTCGCCATCGCGTGGAACCAACTGCTCGCAAAGCTGGAAGCGGCCGTGTCGCGGCTGAGCCAGTTTTCCGCCGACGCCTCCCATGATCTGCGCACCTCGATGACTGTCATGCTCGCCACCGCGCAGCTCTCATTGCGTCGCCCGCGCAGCGAAGAGGAGTATCGCGATGCGCTCGAAAAGATCGTTACCGAGTGCCGCACCGGATCGACGTTGCTCGACGCGCTTCTTTCGCTCACGCAGAGCGACAACTTCATGCATGAGTTTGCCTTCAAGAAGATCGACCTCTGCGCCCTTGTCATCAGCGGATGCCGTCGTGTCGAGGATTTGGCCGAGTCCAGCGGGATTCTGCTCGACTGGCATCTTCCTACAGAGACCGTTTTCATCGAAGGCGACGACCTTCTTCTCCAGCGGCTCCTCGGCATCCTCCTGGACAACGCCATTCGTTACACGCCTGTGGACGGCGAGATCCGCGCGGAGGTATCCACGGAAGAGGAGTATGCTCTCGTCGCCGTGCGGGACACAGGCGTCGGCATGACGGAGGAGGTGCGCCGGCGTGTCTTCGATCGCTTTTACCAAGCTGACCTGCGGGAGCGGAAATCGAGTGCCGGTAGTGGCCTTGGTCTTTCGATCGGACGCTGGATCGCCGACGCGCACGCCGCCGAGCTCACCGTGCGCAGCACGCCGCTGGAGGGCTCTGTCTTCGAAATCAGGTTCCCCTTAAAAGCCAGTCCGACCACGCAGGAATCCATGCTCACGATGAAGTGA
- a CDS encoding acid phosphatase → MRQNKASFSVVFLLAITAVCAYAQSASPNPAKATIDVAVHSNLYLDQDSFSLDLILPSPPPKNSAIALSELAELHRIEERRTAEQVAQAQIDDREESIFLFESVMGKQFNADALPLTSALSKRIRKDESAASSGLKSTYHRPRPYQADATLHPVCTLTQEPNSYPSGHSLSGYLLGFTLIQMVPERRQQILDRADEFAHNRLVCGVHYTSDTEASRRLAYALFGSLAASPQFQKDLAAARTETRQKLGLPAAINR, encoded by the coding sequence ATGAGACAAAACAAAGCTTCTTTCAGCGTGGTCTTCCTCCTCGCCATCACAGCGGTGTGTGCCTATGCACAATCCGCCAGCCCCAACCCTGCAAAGGCCACGATCGATGTGGCCGTGCACAGCAACCTCTATCTCGATCAGGATTCGTTTTCTCTCGATCTCATCCTCCCATCACCCCCGCCGAAGAACTCCGCTATCGCTCTCTCGGAACTCGCGGAGTTGCACCGGATCGAAGAGAGGCGCACTGCGGAGCAGGTAGCTCAAGCGCAGATCGACGATCGCGAAGAAAGTATCTTTCTATTCGAGTCGGTGATGGGAAAGCAGTTCAACGCAGACGCGCTCCCGTTGACCTCGGCCCTCTCCAAACGCATTCGCAAGGATGAATCCGCAGCAAGCAGCGGCCTTAAGAGCACGTATCACCGTCCACGTCCTTACCAGGCGGATGCCACGTTGCATCCTGTCTGCACCCTTACACAGGAGCCGAACTCATACCCCAGCGGGCACTCTCTCTCCGGCTATCTGCTTGGCTTCACGCTTATCCAGATGGTGCCGGAGAGGCGCCAGCAGATTCTCGATCGTGCCGACGAGTTCGCGCATAACCGCCTGGTCTGCGGTGTGCACTACACCAGCGATACCGAGGCTAGCCGCCGTCTTGCGTATGCCCTCTTCGGCTCTCTCGCGGCATCCCCGCAGTTTCAGAAAGACCTTGCTGCAGCTCGCACCGAGACACGCCAGAAGCTTGGCCTGCCGGCGGCAATCAACCGATAA